One window from the genome of Myxococcales bacterium encodes:
- a CDS encoding OmpA family protein, which translates to MKKSTHEATLAKLDAAESELAVARAAAEEKAAALGEKEVTLKTVAGELEKVKVEGGEKEAELGRVRGEKEATEAELAELKRQRDAAEKGLVAYRSLQAKLAQLVDTGRLDVSFRNGQMIINLPSRVLFPSGSADLSEEGLAALAEIASVLHEFRDRRFMIAGHTDNVPLRHNKKYKNNWYLSTARAIAVVEFLVDAGFAPTNLAASGYGEFAPVAPNDIDSNREQNRRIEIIIVPNLEAL; encoded by the coding sequence GTCCGAGCTGGCGGTGGCGCGTGCCGCGGCGGAAGAAAAGGCCGCGGCGCTCGGCGAAAAAGAAGTGACGCTTAAGACGGTGGCCGGCGAGCTCGAGAAAGTTAAAGTCGAGGGCGGCGAAAAGGAGGCCGAACTCGGGCGCGTGCGCGGCGAGAAGGAGGCAACCGAGGCGGAACTCGCCGAGCTCAAGCGCCAGCGCGACGCGGCCGAAAAAGGCTTGGTGGCCTATCGCTCGCTGCAAGCCAAGCTGGCGCAGCTCGTCGACACCGGCCGCCTCGACGTGTCGTTTCGCAACGGCCAAATGATCATCAACTTGCCCTCGCGCGTGCTGTTTCCCAGTGGCTCGGCAGATCTCAGCGAAGAGGGCCTGGCCGCGCTTGCGGAAATCGCAAGCGTGCTGCATGAATTTCGCGACCGCCGCTTCATGATCGCTGGGCACACCGACAACGTGCCGCTGAGGCACAACAAGAAATACAAAAACAACTGGTACCTCTCCACCGCGCGCGCCATCGCCGTCGTCGAGTTTCTCGTCGACGCCGGCTTTGCGCCGACCAATCTCGCGGCCTCCGGCTACGGTGAATTCGCCCCCGTCGCCCCCAATGACATCGACAGCAACCGCGAGCAAAACCGCCGCATCGAAATCATCATCGTGCCCAACCTCGAAGCGCTATAG